The Corynebacterium vitaeruminis DSM 20294 genome window below encodes:
- a CDS encoding DUF4185 domain-containing protein, translating to MLKTRLARLAVAATLTASATFATVPAHAQSSGSSNLSGSSGSSLVNNSDPIGQQIRAISEGLDVTLIGDIVGRAQTGQIGLVGADLGVMAPVGAGEEFAIVFGDSFTAERLGGTWMSPVGVVAQMGADGSITITRPLNDGAEVQQLIDYAHTDGLTLIPSDIINIDGTLYMQGMWNKGIGNVLSTEIFSSADYGMTWQSEGKTSTSYMKGKGNLISWDRGPDGYIYVTSSEFKRKDPVYLSRFRIEDIGDRTKWEIYDPTTGVWSNEGTAILRTNVSAGEMCLRYIQGHWVHVMFNAATMAIEVRISDEIARDWNEIAPAYVVVAGTGGWGSAQSPNNFTQLYGGYIVPGSTIDNMDLIVSHWNTSNNSTYTSTQFNVKGLDTFFGINLAGPDPAPTTNQADVDVTVTDSDTTVL from the coding sequence ATGCTTAAGACCCGCCTCGCGCGCCTCGCCGTCGCCGCAACGCTTACCGCGTCAGCGACCTTTGCGACCGTCCCCGCCCACGCCCAGTCCTCCGGATCCTCAAACCTCTCGGGAAGCTCCGGATCCTCGCTCGTGAACAACTCCGACCCCATCGGCCAGCAGATTCGCGCGATCTCCGAGGGCCTCGACGTCACCCTCATCGGCGACATCGTGGGCCGCGCGCAGACGGGCCAAATCGGCCTCGTCGGCGCGGACCTGGGTGTCATGGCGCCGGTGGGCGCGGGCGAGGAGTTCGCCATCGTCTTCGGCGATTCCTTTACCGCGGAGAGGCTCGGTGGTACGTGGATGAGCCCCGTGGGGGTCGTTGCGCAGATGGGCGCCGACGGCTCGATCACCATCACCCGCCCGCTCAACGACGGCGCGGAGGTGCAGCAGCTCATCGACTACGCGCACACCGACGGGCTCACCCTCATCCCCTCGGACATCATCAACATCGACGGCACCCTCTACATGCAGGGCATGTGGAACAAGGGCATCGGCAACGTGCTGTCCACCGAGATCTTCTCCTCCGCCGACTACGGGATGACCTGGCAGTCGGAGGGCAAGACCTCGACCTCGTACATGAAGGGGAAAGGCAACCTTATCTCCTGGGACCGCGGCCCCGACGGCTACATCTACGTCACCTCCTCCGAGTTCAAGCGCAAGGACCCGGTGTACCTGTCGCGCTTCCGCATCGAGGACATCGGCGACCGCACCAAGTGGGAGATCTACGATCCCACCACCGGCGTCTGGAGCAACGAAGGGACCGCGATCCTTAGGACCAACGTCAGCGCGGGCGAGATGTGCCTGCGCTACATCCAGGGCCACTGGGTCCACGTCATGTTCAACGCCGCGACCATGGCGATCGAGGTGCGCATCTCCGACGAAATCGCCCGCGACTGGAACGAGATCGCGCCGGCCTACGTGGTCGTCGCGGGCACCGGCGGCTGGGGATCGGCCCAGTCCCCGAACAACTTCACGCAGCTCTACGGCGGCTACATCGTGCCCGGCTCGACGATCGACAACATGGACCTCATCGTCTCGCACTGGAACACGAGCAACAACTCCACCTACACGAGCACGCAGTTCAACGTGAAGGGCCTCGACACCTTCTTCGGCATCAACCTCGCAGGTCCCGACCCGGCGCCGACCACGAACCAGGCCGACGTCGACGTCACCGTCACCGATAGCGACACGACCGTCTTGTAG
- a CDS encoding acyl-CoA carboxylase subunit beta, with protein sequence MSLNTTAEKLADLRARLEKAQDPGSERARAKRDEAGRTTPRQRINRLLDKGSFVEIGALGRTPDDKDAPYSDGVVTGYGRIDGRPVAIYAHDKTVYGGSVGETFGRKVCEVMDMAIKIGCPVIGIQDSGGARIQDAVTSLAMYSEIARRQLPLSGRSPQISIMMGKSAGGAVYAPVTTDFVIAVDGEAEMYVTGPAVIKEVTGEEITSAELGGARQQELNGNVSYVARDEEDAFNWVHDLLDRLPLTCNDPVPEYWAPADEAVAVDETLDTFMPDDTNAGYDMHDLLNKLFDNDDVQEIQPNYASNIITAFSRVDGRSVGIVANQPLEFAGCIDADAADKAARFIRICDAYNIPLIFVVDTPGYLPGVQQEQVGLIHRGAKLAFALVEATVPKVSLIVRKAYGGAYAVMGSKNLTGDINLAWPTAQIAVMGASAAVVMIQGKQLAKIEDEAQRNYMKKVFMDFYDENMTSPYVAAERGYLDAIIEPNQTRLMLRQALRQLSDKQEKDLEKKHTIAPM encoded by the coding sequence GTGAGCCTGAATACCACCGCCGAGAAGCTGGCGGATCTTCGCGCACGCTTGGAAAAGGCGCAGGACCCGGGCAGCGAGCGCGCTCGCGCCAAGCGCGACGAGGCCGGACGCACCACCCCGCGCCAGCGCATCAACAGGCTGTTGGATAAGGGCTCGTTCGTGGAGATCGGTGCGCTGGGCCGCACCCCGGACGACAAGGACGCGCCGTACTCCGACGGCGTGGTCACCGGCTACGGCCGCATCGACGGCCGCCCCGTGGCCATCTACGCCCACGACAAGACCGTCTACGGCGGCTCCGTCGGCGAGACCTTCGGCCGCAAGGTGTGCGAGGTCATGGACATGGCCATCAAGATCGGCTGCCCGGTCATCGGCATCCAGGACTCCGGCGGCGCCCGCATCCAGGACGCCGTGACGTCTCTGGCCATGTACTCCGAGATCGCCCGCCGCCAGCTTCCGCTGTCCGGCCGCAGCCCGCAGATCTCCATCATGATGGGCAAGTCCGCGGGTGGTGCGGTCTACGCGCCCGTGACCACCGACTTCGTCATCGCCGTCGACGGCGAGGCCGAGATGTACGTCACCGGCCCCGCCGTGATCAAGGAGGTCACCGGCGAGGAGATCACCTCCGCCGAACTTGGCGGCGCCCGCCAGCAGGAGCTCAACGGAAACGTCTCCTATGTCGCCCGCGACGAGGAGGATGCCTTCAACTGGGTGCATGATCTTCTCGATCGCTTGCCGCTGACCTGCAACGATCCCGTCCCCGAATACTGGGCGCCAGCGGACGAAGCGGTAGCAGTCGACGAAACGCTCGACACCTTCATGCCGGACGACACCAACGCCGGCTACGACATGCACGATCTGCTCAACAAGCTCTTCGACAACGATGATGTCCAAGAGATCCAGCCGAACTACGCGTCGAACATCATCACTGCGTTCTCCCGCGTCGACGGCCGCAGCGTAGGCATCGTGGCCAACCAGCCATTGGAGTTTGCGGGCTGCATCGACGCCGACGCCGCCGACAAGGCCGCGCGCTTCATCCGCATCTGCGACGCCTACAACATCCCGCTCATCTTCGTCGTGGACACCCCCGGCTACCTGCCCGGCGTGCAGCAGGAGCAGGTGGGACTCATCCACCGCGGCGCCAAGCTCGCGTTTGCGCTCGTCGAGGCGACCGTGCCGAAGGTCTCGCTCATCGTGCGCAAGGCCTACGGCGGAGCGTACGCGGTCATGGGCTCGAAGAACCTGACTGGCGACATCAATCTCGCGTGGCCTACCGCGCAGATCGCCGTCATGGGCGCGTCCGCCGCCGTGGTCATGATCCAGGGCAAGCAGCTGGCCAAGATCGAGGACGAGGCCCAGCGCAATTACATGAAGAAGGTCTTCATGGACTTCTACGACGAGAACATGACCAGCCCGTACGTCGCCGCCGAGCGCGGGTACCTCGATGCCATCATCGAGCCGAACCAGACCCGCCTCATGCTGCGCCAGGCGCTGCGCCAGCTCTCTGACAAGCAGGAAAAGGACCTGGAGAAGAAGCACACGATCGCCCCGATGTAG